A part of Solicola gregarius genomic DNA contains:
- a CDS encoding SGNH/GDSL hydrolase family protein: MIEAHNRTATGWRGMIAASSTALVVVLAPAAVPDTADATAGGSTVGGNTHPVVTWGASADRTDATMSDKTVRNIVHTSVTGSDLRVSLSNAFGTVPVTFDSVYVGDASDGSASVTGNRRVTFSEKSSITVPPGAEVLSDPLPGRIPAESTLAVSVHTSGDPGTVTGHNVANQTSYIATGGDHAADLAGDAYDATTSHWYWVDGLVVEEPLQVETVALFGDSITDGNGSTAGANHRWPDYLARRMTSRPRPKQFGVMNEGISGNKVLADGSGVSAQARFDRDVLAQPGIDTVVILEGINDIRHETATEPEDLTAAYRQLIRRAHANGVCVVGATMTPWAGGSLYSEERNRLRIEVNHWIRTSGQFDSVIDFDKGTRDPDNPKRFLPAYDSGDHLHPGDEGYQAMADTVRLRQLDCNR, translated from the coding sequence ATGATCGAGGCACACAACAGGACCGCCACCGGATGGCGGGGAATGATCGCCGCGTCCTCTACAGCACTGGTCGTCGTCCTCGCACCTGCGGCCGTCCCGGACACCGCTGACGCCACGGCGGGCGGGTCAACAGTGGGCGGCAACACCCATCCCGTCGTGACCTGGGGCGCGAGCGCCGACCGAACCGATGCCACTATGTCGGACAAGACGGTACGCAACATCGTGCACACCAGCGTGACGGGCTCGGACCTTCGGGTGTCGCTGTCCAACGCGTTCGGCACCGTGCCGGTCACCTTCGACTCCGTATATGTGGGCGATGCCTCGGACGGCTCTGCGTCAGTGACCGGAAACCGGCGCGTCACGTTCTCCGAGAAGTCCTCGATCACGGTTCCACCTGGCGCGGAGGTGCTGAGCGACCCACTGCCGGGCCGCATCCCCGCCGAAAGCACGCTCGCGGTGAGCGTACACACGAGCGGTGATCCGGGCACGGTGACCGGGCACAACGTGGCGAACCAGACCTCGTATATCGCCACCGGAGGCGATCATGCCGCCGACCTGGCCGGAGACGCGTACGACGCAACCACTAGTCACTGGTACTGGGTCGACGGGCTAGTTGTCGAGGAGCCACTGCAGGTGGAGACAGTAGCTCTGTTCGGCGACTCGATCACCGACGGAAACGGTTCCACAGCGGGCGCAAACCATCGGTGGCCGGATTACCTCGCCCGACGCATGACCAGTCGGCCACGTCCGAAGCAGTTCGGAGTGATGAACGAGGGCATCTCGGGAAACAAGGTGCTGGCAGACGGCTCAGGCGTCAGCGCCCAGGCCAGGTTCGACCGTGACGTCTTGGCGCAGCCCGGCATTGACACCGTGGTAATCCTAGAAGGGATCAACGACATCCGGCACGAGACCGCAACGGAGCCGGAGGATCTGACTGCTGCCTACCGACAGCTGATAAGACGCGCTCACGCCAACGGGGTTTGCGTGGTGGGCGCGACCATGACGCCCTGGGCAGGTGGCAGCCTGTACAGCGAGGAGCGGAACAGGCTCCGTATTGAAGTCAATCACTGGATTCGCACAAGCGGACAGTTCGACTCGGTGATCGACTTCGACAAGGGGACCCGCGACCCGGACAATCCGAAGCGATTCCTCCCGGCGTACGACAGCGGCGACCACCTGCACCCCGGAGACGAGGGCTACCAGGCGATGGCCGACACCGTCAGGCTCCGGCAGTTGGACTGTAACCGATAG
- a CDS encoding MFS transporter, with translation MTITDSTPASPGGTWRELLGRRYLATALVLAGGVALHAVNIFLTTSLLPTAVGDIGGLELYAWTTTVFMVASVVSSMLVSRLLAARGAAGAYLSGLAPFVFGTLICAASPTMEVMLAGRAVQGFGGGLLAGLGYALIQSSLPKHLWARATALVSAMWGVGTLAGPAVGGAFAQFDAWRFAFVVLAVLGVAAAVLAPRALPRTERSTSTEPVPGASLGLLTAATAAISVAGVLENDTAMVAALLLGIALLVGFVGWERRSRISVLPAATYRGRSPLRWLYLTVGLLSMGTVVEAFTPLFGQELGGLDPLLAGFLGATVSLGWSTSMIFSSNAERESVQRALRVVGPSILAVGLTLAALLQRDDMGATLVIGWAVALMVAGSGIGLAFPHVIVAVMASTSGSEEATKASAGINTVELMSLAFGSAVAGVLVNVGSTMQQSSIYLLVGIAAFALVGAVAAVRSNRQPLEPIPS, from the coding sequence ATGACGATCACTGACTCGACGCCCGCGTCCCCAGGCGGCACGTGGCGCGAACTCCTCGGCCGCCGCTATCTGGCCACCGCGCTCGTGCTCGCTGGTGGAGTCGCACTGCATGCGGTCAATATCTTCCTGACCACAAGCCTGTTGCCGACGGCCGTCGGCGACATCGGTGGTCTCGAGCTGTACGCCTGGACCACGACCGTCTTCATGGTCGCTTCGGTCGTCTCCTCGATGCTCGTCAGCAGGCTGCTGGCCGCACGAGGTGCGGCGGGCGCGTACCTGTCCGGCCTGGCGCCGTTCGTGTTCGGCACGCTCATCTGCGCCGCGAGCCCGACCATGGAGGTCATGCTCGCGGGCCGAGCGGTCCAGGGCTTCGGCGGCGGCCTGCTCGCCGGCCTCGGTTACGCACTCATCCAGTCGTCACTTCCCAAACACCTGTGGGCACGCGCCACCGCACTCGTCTCGGCCATGTGGGGTGTCGGCACCCTGGCAGGGCCGGCCGTCGGAGGAGCGTTCGCGCAGTTCGACGCGTGGCGATTCGCGTTCGTCGTGCTCGCAGTACTCGGTGTCGCTGCCGCCGTTCTCGCCCCCCGCGCGCTTCCGCGTACCGAGCGCTCAACCTCAACCGAGCCCGTCCCGGGCGCTTCGCTCGGACTGTTGACCGCCGCGACGGCGGCGATCAGTGTCGCCGGCGTGCTCGAGAACGACACGGCGATGGTCGCGGCACTCCTCCTCGGCATCGCTCTGCTGGTCGGCTTCGTCGGTTGGGAGCGTCGCTCGCGGATCAGCGTGCTGCCGGCAGCGACGTACCGGGGCCGCTCACCGCTTCGGTGGCTCTACCTGACCGTCGGTCTGCTCTCGATGGGCACCGTTGTCGAGGCGTTCACTCCGCTGTTCGGCCAGGAGCTCGGCGGCCTCGATCCGTTGCTGGCAGGCTTCCTCGGCGCCACCGTGTCTCTCGGTTGGTCCACGTCGATGATCTTCAGCTCGAACGCCGAGCGCGAGTCCGTTCAGCGGGCGCTCCGGGTGGTCGGTCCGTCGATCCTCGCGGTCGGACTCACGCTTGCTGCGCTCCTCCAACGTGACGACATGGGCGCAACGCTCGTGATCGGATGGGCCGTTGCCCTGATGGTCGCCGGGTCCGGCATCGGTCTCGCGTTCCCGCACGTCATCGTCGCGGTCATGGCAAGCACCAGCGGGTCGGAGGAGGCGACGAAGGCGTCCGCCGGTATCAACACTGTCGAGCTGATGTCGCTCGCATTCGGCTCGGCCGTCGCGGGCGTACTCGTCAACGTCGGATCGACGATGCAGCAGTCGTCGATCTACCTCCTGGTCGGAATCGCGGCGTTCGCACTCGTCGGTGCCGTTGCGGCCGTGCGCTCCAACAGGCAACCGCTCGAACCAATCCCGTCATAG